TACTCGCACCTGAGATATGGAGTGGTATTCTGGGGAAACTCGGTGgactgtaataacattttaattactctAAAAAGAATTATTCGGGCAATGTTTCAGCTGAAATACGGGTAGTCCTGCAAACcccttttttattcaatttagaaTTATGACTTGCCCTccctatatatttatgaaactctctgtatgtacataaaatatccaACAAAATTCAATAATCACCAGTATGAACATAACTATCAGCTGAGATACAGAGATTTTGAGTATCCAGTCCACCGATATGAAGCTGGAGTTTACTACTCAGctctaaaattgtataacaagCTCCCCCCCCACCCAAATCTCGAAATTCCCACAACAAATTCGAAGTTTCCCTAAAACACCATCTCCTTGACCGGGCTTATTACACGGTTGAGGAATTTTTAAGCgagtaaaatgtaatgtaataataatgtaaagttttttcaCTAACagccaaaaatatttaaagttagtaTAGCCttagaatttgtaaataattgacaTGTTACAAATGATGCAATGTTGCTAATTTGACATTTCCTATGTTTACTTGAGCGTAGCTCATTTTTGTAGACAAAACATgaataaatctttttgaatttgaatttttaatttgaaaagtatcTGCCCCCCAGCATTACACGTAGAAGTCAGTGGGGCTGGTGTAAACCGTACGGGTTTTCAAATTAACGGTTTCGTAAAGTAAACAAGCCAGATCGCTAATCGATGGACACAAATGTTTAGAATTCCTAGGTGGAACGTCACCATGGTAGGACGGTTGTGGTCTAGTACCGGGTCAGCGGGAGGTGGGGGCGAGGACCGCCAGTGATAAGCTACTGACTGTCAGTCGGTGATTGATAACGGCCAAGGTAGCACAGAAGACAGGTACGTGGATCTTGTCGCAGTACTGTGGTTAACTTCTCTCTGTACTTTACTTTCATTTTGAACTTTCAATTAAATCGTTTTATTATTTTCGTGTTATTATGAACCATGTTTTCCAATTAATTCAATGCTTTATATTTGTGTGCGTTTggttaaaaaagaatttatatttaatttacaatttagtaacaaactattaattcctACAACTCAATTGTGGCAATTGtcattgactttaaataaataaccatgCTTCCATCGTTTGAAATACAAAATTCCTAACCAACAGTTTTGTATAAACACTTCTTATCGTTAAGTACCGTATGCCTTTTGTGTTAAACGATGAAATTGTTCACCAAACAGTATCGTTTTAAATACTCTTCAACAATTTCtagcttttaataatttttatttacatacaaataaaataatgtcgagttacttttttatattaggaTAGTTCTTCTAAGAAAGGATACAGAGGTTTTGTTCTTAGGTAGGTAGCTTTTTTTATTTCTGGCTTcggttttaaatgtttatgcggaagtttgtattttcaaaaagatCCAGTTCGATataaagttcaattttgaaaagGAGGGTTTTCCTGGATAGCAGGCTCTGATATTATGAGGGAAAAATCATAACAATACTGTAATCATAGTTTGAACTGAGGCATCTGTGATTGCAACTTGTGGGGCACTACATTCCCGTATTTTGTGTTGTAGGGGGAATAAACGAATTTTACTAATAGTCAGTTTGTAGATATTTTCCAAAAGAGGACAGTCATACTTTGAAGATTTATTTGTGTGAAGATTATTGTCAGACTAGAAAAGGATAAATACCATGATTAAATTATTCTAGTCTCTTGATTGTTACTTATTTACTAGTTTcgttgtataatattattaacgcACCCATATGCACTAATACGATTTTGTCTGATTTGCCCTATATACTATAGGAATCactttataaaatcttattagcgtaatataacataaaacattaaaaaatagtacCCAAGAGTTAATTCTGGAAACAGTGGGTTCAAAAATAATAACCAATCATTAGAACTGCACAAATAAACTGTTTGTGCAGTTCTTGTTACAAAAGatttaatgtatcattttaatttcTAAAGATTTATATTGTAAATCACATATggtgaaaagtttaaaaaaagcaGTGATCTAATAGCCACGgatagaaaataacaatttttgtattgaCTGAGACAAACCCAATGTTGACAGTTTTCCTAAAGACGTGAATTTATACAAACAGAGACCACTgctgaaataaaacatgttttgccGGTCTTAAAGCCGAAAATGAATCGTGAATAAcaacattgtaaaaattacaatttcggctagtttaaaaaagctatttaaaacgttattaaGCTATTTACAGtattgcattttaatgtatgtgtttaattgctttaaaaatacaaatgtgtaGTTTACAATTTTACTGTTTTCACAGCAATAGGATCCTAATCATTCCATAATTTTCTACACTGCACTTAAAGAGGGTTTCTAAAACATATCTAAGCATTCGGTTTTTTTATCCTGAAACGATGAGTAattgtaatttcaatattttgtgaaatttacaaTTGAAACAAGTATTTTACTGATTAATATGAGACATAAGATAACAAGATAGTTATATATCTAGCTTTACAGAACGTtgtcttcaatattttcattccacATCATTGTCAAACTATATGAATTCTTCATACCACCTTTTCTTACCATCTAGCATTTATTGCAAAACATTTTCTTGATGTTGACGGTTAACATGTCGCTATAAATACATGTTAATGGAATTACAATATCTTGGGAAGACCATTCAACCAGTAAACGTATCTTAAAACAAGAGGCATAACTCTCGTAATATATTAATTGTGTAGTCTATTTACCCTTCTGTTTTAGTGTGAAGGTGAAATATAATATGCTGCGATCATATAACATTGTATAGGCACGATTGTCAAATGcccttttaattttatcaaagagTAACAATACAAACTTATCGGAGGAATTTTAAATCCTTCTTCTCCTAACGCGTTGGTATGAGAGCTTTACAAAGTAGGCTACGAGTAGGTAGTTAACTGACTGTTTGTTTATCTACACTCCCATAAGTAGACTTTATATGGGattctaaatcaaaataaattaattatagctTATTATGCCGGGAAGATTTGTCAGTTTATTAGCTTTTAAAACATATCGAACCATAGTTGCATACGCGATTAAAATCTAGACTAAATGTTAAAAGCAGTATTTtcagaaaattgtaattttttgtaatatgtgaGTTTCCAGGGTCTGTGAGTTTCCAGGGCCTGTGAGTTTCCAGAATCTGTGAGTTTCCAGGGTCTGTGAGTTTCCAGAATCTGTGAGTTTCCAGGGTCTGTGAGTTTCCAGAATCTGTGAGTTTCCAGGGTCTGTGAGTTTCCAGAATCTGTGAGTTTCCAGGGTCTGTGAGTTTCCAGAATCTGTGAGTTTCCAGGGTCTGTGAGTTTCCAGGATCTGTGAGTGTGTGTAAACTAACGAGAGCTGATCGGTTGCAGGAGAATGGGCGTGTTTCTAGCAGCTGTGGTCTTGTCTCTGACTCTGTCAGTGTCCTCAGCGGTGAAGATCCGCAGGGACACGTATCTCACGGCTTACATGGAGACCCGGGCCCCAGGTCTGTCCGCTGGGGAGGTGTACGGCGCCCCCAGCAGTGACTACGGCGCCCCCAGCAGCGACTACGGTGCCCCCGCTGGAGGTTACAACTACACCCCTGCCACCGGCTACACCTACGAGCCACACTCCGCCCCCGAGAACCCTCTGGACCCGCTCCACGCCAAGTTGGTGCTGCTGTTCAAGGTGTTGCTCAAGGTCCTCATCTTCAAGTTGATCGTCAAGTTCATCGCCATCATCTGCGTGTTCCTGTTCCTGCCCAAGCTGTCCGGCCTGGGGCTCGTCCGGGAGGCCAAGGAGGGTGCGAGGAACCTGCTACGTCAAGGTACTCCAGCTCTGTTAGCTAAGGATAGGGATCTTTAACTCAACAATCATGTCATATGAACAGCTTCACGGGATCTGTCAAGGGAGTTACGGGTATTATGCAGGTATATTGGAATAACTGACATACTTGTGTTACCTAATGTCCACACTAGCCGTGCAATGATTTACAACCAGTTTAGACGGCGAATATTACGCACTGGTAATTGGTTTGTTCACCTAGGACATGAATCTGAGGAAACATGTTATTGCACTTAGTACTAAAAGGGCTTTTGCGCTGCTTGCCGGGTGACAGAATATTCAGAACAGAAGTGGTAGGGCCGCCTCCTAATGAGTATCTGTGTGATATCCACTATTAGGAAGGTGTTAGGCACCTTTATATCCTTATATCCTTGAGGAATTGTTACTTTGGAAGAACAGGGAGCTAGACCTCTTTCCAGCTCTTCCAGTAAAAACGATAAGCCCTTTTTACTCCGACTTTTGTGGTTAGGTACATACCTCTCGTCGACACTAATGTTTAGGGTTGCAGACCTTCAACAATAAGGGAAACCCCAGTAACTCAAAAAATCATCCTCCGCATTAAACTAGACATATCGATCAGTATTTTCACCTCATTATCTCAACCTTGATATAGTGACGCGCCACTCTTAGACGTCATTGGGTTAGTCAGATGTACGTGTCACATCGATATTTTGCTGTATCCGATGTACGAGTAGATTCCACTTGCCAGAAGTGAATCCTTCTGGGATAGTGCTCATCTATTAGATGAACACTCAATAATTCCATGATAAATCATCTCTTCCCTAAAATCAGGTCACAGGATCACAGGTTCGGCTACGGATATACAGAAACCATCTCTCGTTTACAAAACAGTGAGAGAAGCAAGGTGAGCAGTTTGCATTGACTGTTTATATTAGAATTTATACTCTGTGCCCCCTAATAGCTTTGCTCGTAAGTATAGAGCATTAACTCCTGGAGACTGGTTATTATCACCCAACCACTGCCACCAAGACCGCAATCTTCGTATATTAGTCTCCTCGTACAACTGTGAGTCTGCTTTAGCTGCATTAACTGTTCAATAAATTTTGTCCTAAGGAATAACTTGAAAGCTAAACACTCCCCTTTATTAAGTACTAAGACAAAATTAATGGCCGATTACGTCCTTTAAATAGCTTTTCAATGACAATTGAGTGGTTACTAAGTTATAGCTCACTTGCCAAGATGTTCGATTTGTAGTAagcaaaattattgataaaacacatgaattttatatttatttaataacgtacGCACTTAAAGATACCAGCGTCTTTATTCAGTACATCAGTAATCGCTTCTGgccaaatacaatttattttttgtggatCCTTCTGTTGCAGTTTGATTGTAAGTTAATAAGAGGACTAGCACAGAACAACGGCTACACATATGACACATACTCACTTTCTAGTCGTTTACGTTTTCTAAAGTCGCGCATTACTCATATGATGACCGTGTCAATGTTTGCTATTCTTATTAGACAGTGGGCGCTAGTTGTTCGTAGTGACCACACCGGAAGTAACGCAGGACAAAGTACCTCTTTTGTGATTGGTTAAGGGATTGTACTATTCATTTTAAAGTGTCTGCTTTGATCAATAAGTTTCTGGTGAGATAGAAAGGACACTACATAACACAAGTGTTTTGTAGCTAAAACGTCATTTAGTCGAATTTCAAAACGAGTTTTCTactgtattattgaattatttactcTATATTCATTGAAATgtgaattaaacaaatattttgattgcaGTAGCTTAGTCGTTTGATTGCAGTAGGAAAGTAGGCCTAATCTTATTCATCtatgtttttcattgtatttatttacaacgaGATTAAAGTTATTTGTTCCTCTATTAGTTTCCAATTGTGAATTCGAACTTTAGAGATTTTTCAATGTGCGTATTTACTAAGAGATGAAATAGCATATTATCAAACcataaaattctttgtttgaagtttgtttttggcgatggaagaaTTCTGaatgaaaaaggatttttccggacatttgccatcgttcagtgatacaaaacctaatttgtttattttaacctagtttgtaatattgtgtgttaggttagttacttacctgaagaagagatcagattgcagatctcgaaccGTAGTGTTATTGAtgttttatatcactgaacgatggcaaatgtccaaaacaCCCTGTTCTtatattactgaacgatggcaaaaccATAAAAGTCCGTTTGTCCGTTTTTTATTATTGTAGCATCGCCTGACTGAACACTGGCTACTATGTaacaaattgtagaaaattttatattcacttaGTTCCTGTctggtttaaagtaaataattaaaaagaaattataaagttAAGTTTCAAATTAACTTGCATGCTACAATTCAATTTTAACGATACATAGTGTTACGTGTTCCTAGATGTAACCATTAACTATCTTAAATtgagtaaatttttaaacaatatagttttaattacaattcaattttaacgATACATAGTGTTACGTGTTCCTAGATGTAACCATTAACTATCTTAAATtgagtaaatttttaaacaatatagttttaattacaattcaattttaacgATACATAGTGTTACGTGTTCCTAGATGTAACCATTAACTATCTTAAATtgagtaaatttttaaacaatatagttttaattacaattcaattttaacgATACATAGTGTTACATGTTCCTAGATGTAACCATTAACTATCTTAaattgagtaaattttaaaacaatatagttttaattcttCATTGAGTTTTAACACATTGGACTGAAGTAGTTAAGTTCATAAAAATGAGATAACAACACAGTTAAGTAGATTAAGGAAATTGTGTTACGGCCCGTAGAGTTTACAGTACTCAAATTAACTTTTTGCGGGTATCTGAGTACAAGTCCGGAACTAATGCTACTACTTGTTCTGTAGTTTATGACAACAATGGAATACCACCTCCTTGACAAGTGAGCTGTACATCTTCACGCGTAGAGAAGTAGACAAGCtctaaacaacaataaatacttGGATTCATATTTGTGATTATATAGACTATTAATCAATACATCTTAGATTTCAAGATGTTGATCATTTAGATTTTTAGACATTAATGATTATATCTTATATCCTATATAgcaatatgacccacaggaaaagtctgaaaaccggacatttttacttttgtcCCCTTTtgaaaacccctcaaaaaaattctagAAATTGCGCAcgtttttcacccttgcaggctttttctATGAAGCCAGATAGCTGGCCACATCCTTAGAGGTACATCGAATCTGACGAAAAATTGTCAGTCAGGAATGAAGCGaactacagaaaaggtctagtgactttttgtcccaACTTCTATGGTTAGGCGACAAAACGCtggaatatttgacattccagaaatttttttcgCTTAACATAATATttggagcccgatagcggccgaactgaaggtcgtagcttaaatctaaTTTGACCcaaacaaattaccaaattacgtgatctacagaaaaggtctagtgactgtTTACCACATCTCTATATGTTTGGCTAtaaaacgcgattatgtgcaaaatttgtgtaattttcaagtggaaatttagattttgggGTCGATATCGGCGAAAACATTGCTCGGAGGTCAAAACACATAtccaacaaaattttgtaaacaacgtgatctacaaaaaaggtgcAGCAATGTTCTGCCTTATCCTCAATGGTTCGGCcgcaaaatgtttaaatgcaaatACTGTGATTTTTACGTGAGGATTTTGTTCCTAGATTGGATAGCTGCTGAACCGTTCGGCcctaacttaaatataaaacattctgtAACTACAAAATAACGAGGTGTACAAAAAAGGTGAAATAGCTTTTTGTCGTGTATTCTTCCGTAAGCCCAAAAATCGCTCTCAATGTCAAAATCTTTGTCGTAATAATTGGCAATTTTAGGAGTTTTAATCATGATGCGGCAAAAATTTGTGAAATCCCTGATCAATTtagcttagcgttagcgaagcattgcGACCCGTACGATTCTCGAAAAAGGATATGACTGTGAACATGAAATTAGGAAACATCATGTCCGAATGTAACCAATCGCAAAATCCCTCTTATCCCGAATTAGCCAACAACTAGTTCTGGGGTCTGGGGCTTGATGGGGTCAAACAGAACAGTGAGTTCCCAAAGTGAATGAATAAGCCTAGATAACCAAACCTGGACGCCTCGCTGACAATATTAGTTCTAGTAAACATAACACGTAACTGTTTCAGTATGTAAAACAAATGGTAATTTCTAGGTTTGGCCGTAGAGTGGCGCTGTAAATTGTGTTCCATAAAAACCACTGTGTTTATATTATCCGTGTAAATgagttactatatttttttgaaagtgttacgattatCCTTagattgaagtttatttttgacgatggaaggattgtgaaggaaacaggttttttccagacatttgatacaaaaaaatcaggaACACttcgtttcaagatctgcaatctgatctcttcttcaggaaaataACAATCCTAACTCATAACTAGTTCACTGGTTCCGGGTCGGTACCGacaataaattctttgtttgaagtttgtttttgacggaAGTATATTACAAGGATACATGTCAACCTTTGGCTTCAATACACCATTTTCGAACTCGATATTGACTATTCAGAAATGAAAGGTTgtccaaaattataaaatcaacagCTCAATGTGTTGAAATTTCCTACCGACTAAAGATATACAGGTAGAAGTTAAAGAGAAAGATTTGTtggaaaaataaaacacattataacaaaacaattaggTACGGTACCCACCTAATTTATGACTGATATTACTGgcaatcataatatatttctAGGGCTGTTCTGCTGTGTGTTTATAGGGCCTATTATACAAaggttttattttagattttaggtaggttttattatacatttgtggTATGGGCCTACGTACTAACTCCCAGTAAAAGTTCCCTTTTGAAAATTCTGACTTCGCCATTCCTCAGAATGCTGAACCAACTTTGAAAGAATCGCTTGTTTTGGAGAAACCACACGTTATTAGTAAATACCTAAAGATATATACACTCAACAAATTCCATTAAGAccaattttattagtaatttatagtCGCTacacagttttgttaataatttttttgaattatctGGATTACGCAATTTATTTCATGCCTAAAGAAGTTAAAGAGAAACTCCATGTGGGTGTTTTAGAGGGATTGAATGAAACTAATTAAATGATCTTGTATTATACTCATGCTAATTTTCCGGATATTAGACAACAGGGTATATGCCCAGAATTCCATTTTGTGGTATTTTccaacataataattattttactttagtatGTAGTGTTGGTGTTATTATTACTAAGATACATTGTATATTATAGGGTGTTATCttgaactaaaactaaataaatgtacaaaagtgTTTATTCTTAAATCTAGTTCAAATTAAACCTTTAGGAGGTTAATCTCTGGGTGCGTCTCTGTTAGAACCATCTTTTACAAAAATCCCTTTTTACTGTAGGTGATCAATATAGTCGGTCTACAAGAGGCGACTCCTTAAGATCAAAATAATCTGAAGTAACTCATGTATTCGTAACAGGCGACCAAGAACAAGACGAGCAACTACGCCTGGTGCAGTTCGTGGTGGACTCTGTGTCCGGGACGAAGGGTCCTGTCTGCCGTGACGATAGCCTTCTGTGTCGGACCAGCCGCGCTCTCGAACTCGTAGACTCCTACACATCCGTCCCACGGTGAGTACTAGAGCATCCATGGGTGAAGGATACATTCATCCTGTGTCCACAGTCAAAATGGAACTTTGGATAAACATTTACAGAGTGATTCGGGTAGTGTCACCGGTACTTCCTGAGCTTATTGTACtataacaaattatgaaaaaagttcatataaacataggtccgaaaatgctttgTTACTGAGTAACGGCCAACCAAAGATTTCACCCACAATTTAGTACCTGAGGTTAAATGATCATTTACTGGGAGTTTGGAAAGAGGGATTTAGAGACgaatgacattttttaatgttttttgacgtgataaattgaataaagtttgttcCATAACTGTATCTCTCTTGTTGTTTAAGACGTactatgtaaaacacaaaaagaGCATTCGAAAAAAACGATTTTGTTATGTTTAACgtacaaataatttgttaaaaaggtaataaaaatacaaatttttaggataaacttgtagaaaatttaatactgaagaaaactatgtacaataaaacaattattataatgaaataatagtctagttttgaaaatcaaattttactacCAACACTCATTGGGTTGAAAAACAAATTAACGAAATTGAATGACAgaaagttaagttaaattaaaaaattctagcTCAGTAGCTAAGATTATCAAAAATTCAAGGGGTATTTGCAGGGATTAAACCAAATCCTAGCAAAAACACAATTGTTATTAACTACATCAAGTTTTTAGGGACTGATTATCAGCTATTCGACTGCTGCAGTGCggattaaatttttcaataattttttttttttttattttacatggagAGATCCTTACTCGACTCTACTGTATTAGGGACCTCATTGGAAGGGTTTGTAATATCACCAATCCCGTGCCTTCGTCATTGGTACTGAGACGTTGCTAAATGTAGTTCTTGGGCTAGGTAGGTAGGAGAGAGGGTGGAATTAATTGGTGTTAAAGAGTGACAATGTTGATAAAAGTTTATCTCTTTACGTCCCATTACCTACTTAAAATttggggtagagtacgataagcggacacgGTTTTATGTCGCTTATTACAATCTTCGATACTTTTTATATCGAATAACAAGTCTATCATTGATAGCAATGTATCTAAATAACTAAATTCAAGTCACATGTTTcaagttaataaaaatagttaaacaattaGTACCAGTACTTTCAGGAACCATAACCATCAatgaaacgataaaattaagacCGGTGATAATAGgaaaaatgacatttaaatagtaaagaaaacgtaacaacaaaacaaacatcttgacACCGAGAATGACAGTGAATAATTgattagtgttattttttatagttttctaaagttaactgagttctaaataattgtgtttagaatataaaaatgtatgtacagttggtgcagatgatttaactatttttctaattaataactattggttgattatatcgatgggtataataattaaatatcgtctggtaatttcgatataaaaaaccgggtccgtttatcgtacTCTAGCCAAAATTTGTTTGCTGTCTTGTATAAATGGCGGTTTATGTCGACTCAGGAAGGCCCACAGTAGCCCAGCAGTGCCGGAACTGAGTGAGTACATAGGGCCAAGTCGGTTAGTGAAGTAGGCCCTCCACGCCACACTACTGGCAGAATACTGATGCGCTAAGCGTGACGTGACAGCATGTGTTGTTGTTATCGTATACTTAGGAATTCCTCCTGGCTTTAACACTTTTATCGAGCCAGGAACTACAGTGGTTGTTCTGATTCATCGATTTTTTCCCCGAAGAGAAATTGTAAATTACGGGACTGCTACGTAAAACAGATATTAGTTGACATCTTGTAACTGAAATAGAATTCATCCGGTTACAACATGGTATCTTGCAGAAACTAAGTTCAATGATGTTTGTCAGATCAGGCGAGACGTACGGTATCGTTTCTTTAAGGTTGCGGCATTGACGATTTTGAAAAtactacttaaacatttttatgaaacctACCTTCATGAACGAAGCTGTGAATGTGTTCACACAATTGAAGTACTTTAAACTGGTTGGCTTCCTTAGCGTTGACATATGATATTTCTATCTTGTCTTGAGGAAAAAAGGAGAAATACTAACATGCCTAAACGAGCCACTCTTTCCCAGACTACAATCCAACAAACAAGACTTCCATAACGTTCAAACCTTATAAACGATATTTTGTAATGGTGCATAAACTTAGTAATGATTTCCCCTTACAACGAAAGTACAGTACATGTGTTTTGACAGTATAATAAGCCTATCAGCCATACGTATGTACcgtaatgtttattttcttcatcgggacgagacaaactcaactatggcactagaAATATATTGGAGCGAAAGTACGGATAAATAAgcgaaagtatatatatatatatatatatatatatatatatatatatatatatatataagcggTACGAGTTGTGTACCATGAATTAATGATTGGATAGTATTGTTGTGTGGACTATGTATATGTTTTGTGTATATGCCAagtatatgtgtttaaatatttctctGTTGCAGTTTTATTGTTGAAGTTGTGTAAGTTATTtctgaaacaattaatattgtactagCGTTAAATAAAGAAGATAGGGAGAGATCTATCAACAGTCCTAACCTTGTTGCTGatgataaagttttttttttattttcttaagattCTTAAACGAAT
The Homalodisca vitripennis isolate AUS2020 chromosome 1, UT_GWSS_2.1, whole genome shotgun sequence DNA segment above includes these coding regions:
- the LOC124356446 gene encoding uncharacterized protein LOC124356446, translating into MGVFLAAVVLSLTLSVSSAVKIRRDTYLTAYMETRAPGLSAGEVYGAPSSDYGAPSSDYGAPAGGYNYTPATGYTYEPHSAPENPLDPLHAKLVLLFKVLLKVLIFKLIVKFIAIICVFLFLPKLSGLGLVREAKEGARNLLRQGDQEQDEQLRLVQFVVDSVSGTKGPVCRDDSLLCRTSRALELVDSYTSVPRLFGMYRKEEEKKLRHKFASKKHQS